The Sandaracinaceae bacterium DNA segment GAGGTAGTGCTGGCCCGCCGCGACGCAGTGCGCGGGTTGCCCGCTGAAGCAATACGCCCAGGCCGTGGCTCCTTCGGCCTGCGCCGACGCGAGCGAGGGCGCCGACGCCAGGCCGAGCACGGCGAAGACGACGAGCTGGGTGGTGAGACGAGTCATCGCAGGACCTCCTCGTCCGGGTGTGCGAGGACGAGGGCCGCGTGCGGGTCGTTTGGCGCGTTCGGATCCACCATTGGCGCGATCGGTCCCATGATCCGGCGGCTCACTCCCCCTCGCGGGGCAAGCGCTCGCGCACCTTCGCGAGCAGCGCGTCGAGGGTGAACGGCTTGGCGAGGAAGCCCGCGTGGCCGCCGATCTCTCCCTGAGCCGCGCGCGCATAGCCCGACATGAAGACCACGGCGAGCTCGCGTGAGAGGAGCGCCTGGAGCCGCTCGACGAGCTCGAGGCCCCCCATGCCCGGCATGACCACGTCGGTCACGACGAGATCCAGGGTGTCACACGACGCGGCGAGCTCGAGCGCGCCGCGCGCGTCGGTCGCCGTGAGCACCTCGAAGCCAGCGTTCCCGAGCGCGCGGGCGACCATGCGTCGGATCGCCGGCTCGTCTTCGACCACCAGCACCGTACCGGTCGCGCCCGTCGCCGGCGCGACCTCCGGCTCGTCGACCTCGGGCGCCTCCGCGGCGACGTGGAACAGCACGTGGAACGACGTCCCCACGCCCGGCTCGCTCTCCGCCCAGACGTGCCCGCCCGCCTGCTGCACCACGCCGTAGACCGTGGCGAGGCCCAGCCCCGTCCCCGCGCCCATGGCCTTGGTCGTGTAGAACGGCTCGAACACGTGCTCGAGCGTGTCGGCGCTCATGCCGTGCCCGGAGTCCTCGACCGTCAGCTGCACCCCGGGCGCCGCGTCGGGCGAGAAGCCGGCCGGCCAGGGCACGCGCCCGCGGGTGCGCACCTGGACCCGCCCCGGCCCCTGCATCGCGTCGCGCGCGTTGGTCACGAGGTTCAGCAGCACCTGCTCGAGGTGCGTCGGATCGATGAGGACGGAGCCGACCCCGGGCTCGAGCGCGAGGGACAGCTCGACGTCCTCCCCGAGCACACGCCGCATCAGCCCGGCCGCGTCGCGGATGGCGCGATTGACGTTGGTGGGACGGGGGGCGGCGGCCTGTCGGCGGCCGACCGCGAGGAGCTGCTGCGTCAGGCCGCGCGCCTTGAGCGCCGCCTCGCGGATCTCGGTCACGTCGTCGAGCTGCGGCCGCCCTTCGACGATGCTCTCCGCGAGGAAGTCCGCGAAGCCCAGGATCGCGCTGAGCATGTTGTTGAAGTCGTGCGCCACGCCCCCCGCGAGGCGGCCGATGCTGTCCAGACGCTGTGCGTGCGCGAGATGCTCCTGGAGCCTGCGCTGCTCGGTCACGTCGCGCAGGGTCATCACCACCGCCTCGATCCCGGGCAGGTGCTCCAGGTTCCGGCCGACGACGTCGAACTCACGCGCCCGACCGTCCTTGCGGACGAGCCGCACCAGCGCGCGGAGGGCGCCGCCCGGCTCGGCGCGCGAGCGCTCGAGCTGCGTCGCGAAGGCCTCGCGGTCCTCCTCGTGCACCAGGTCCTCGAAGGGGCGCCCCCTCCGCTCGGCCGGCGTCCAGCCGAGCAGCTCCGTCATGGCCGGGCTGACGAAGCTCGCGCTGCCCTCCGCGCTGATCAGCACGAAGAGCTCGCTCGTGCTCTCGACGAGCGCGCGGAACATCGCCTCGCTGGCGCGGAGCCCGTCCTCCGCGGCGCGCTCGCGGGTCACGTCCTCGAGCTGTCCGACGAAGTAGCTGGGGCTCCCCTCGTCGTCGAAGAGGGTCGAGACGGACAGCCGACCCAGGAGCACGCCGCCGTCGGCGCGCACGTATCGCTTCTCCACCTGGAACGCGCCGCCGCGGCCCTCCTGCACGCCCGCCTTGTGCTCCACCTCGACGTCCGCGTCGTCCGGGTGAGTGATGTCCGGCACCGTCAGCCGCAGCAGCGCCTCGCGGGGGTAGCCGAGCATGTCGCAGAGGGCGGCGTTCGCCTCGGCGATCCGCTCGTCGAGCCCGACCAGCGCGAGCCCGATCGGGGCGTCCTCGAACACCCGGAGGAAGAACGCCTCGCGGCTGCGGTCGTGGGCGGAGCGAGACTCGAGCTGCGCCTCGAGCGCCTCGATGCGAGCGCGGAGCGCGCGATTCTCGGCCGCGAGGTCGGCCTCCTCGACTCCGTCGTCGTCCACCACCCCATTGGAGCACCGACCGCCCGGGCCGGTCGAGCGCGTAATCCGCTATGGCGCGCCGGCGTCGCCCGGGGCGGACTCACCGATGGCCCGGAGCACTCCGTCGTCGCCCCCGATCACGAGCGTGCCGTCCGCGGTGAGGATCGGCGACGCGTCCACCGCCCCGCCCACCGGGTGCACCCAGCGCAG contains these protein-coding regions:
- a CDS encoding PAS domain S-box protein, with amino-acid sequence MDDDGVEEADLAAENRALRARIEALEAQLESRSAHDRSREAFFLRVFEDAPIGLALVGLDERIAEANAALCDMLGYPREALLRLTVPDITHPDDADVEVEHKAGVQEGRGGAFQVEKRYVRADGGVLLGRLSVSTLFDDEGSPSYFVGQLEDVTRERAAEDGLRASEAMFRALVESTSELFVLISAEGSASFVSPAMTELLGWTPAERRGRPFEDLVHEEDREAFATQLERSRAEPGGALRALVRLVRKDGRAREFDVVGRNLEHLPGIEAVVMTLRDVTEQRRLQEHLAHAQRLDSIGRLAGGVAHDFNNMLSAILGFADFLAESIVEGRPQLDDVTEIREAALKARGLTQQLLAVGRRQAAAPRPTNVNRAIRDAAGLMRRVLGEDVELSLALEPGVGSVLIDPTHLEQVLLNLVTNARDAMQGPGRVQVRTRGRVPWPAGFSPDAAPGVQLTVEDSGHGMSADTLEHVFEPFYTTKAMGAGTGLGLATVYGVVQQAGGHVWAESEPGVGTSFHVLFHVAAEAPEVDEPEVAPATGATGTVLVVEDEPAIRRMVARALGNAGFEVLTATDARGALELAASCDTLDLVVTDVVMPGMGGLELVERLQALLSRELAVVFMSGYARAAQGEIGGHAGFLAKPFTLDALLAKVRERLPREGE